One Pecten maximus chromosome 16, xPecMax1.1, whole genome shotgun sequence DNA window includes the following coding sequences:
- the LOC117314782 gene encoding alpha-(1,3)-fucosyltransferase C-like isoform X2, with product MNQVSGYKAQGAALFAVCIVMMYLLATLIQVQPIGWPRYHKNLDQPSFLAKSIPEMLHVLYYNQPEWVIGKEFDGCQYPCKMISGSVNFSSARFVIFHGPRLNSRKPPKKSPGQIWIMHGMESPNHYHSDLSQWTHLFNWTFTYRRDSDVLSLYSGFEHTSLNTTTSAVWKTKDRLSAWMASNCRTPGKREQYIQLLRKSTDVHVYGGCGTYRCARSKENSCMGILRKHYRYYLAFENTLCVDYITEKGFKTYSFSPSTIPVMRGGSNYSLFFPPGSYIDTKDFESAFTLGKTLNMTANVMKNTKIERFFSWTKSYSITPNIMSHLTWCTLCERIHHSESHKRLYSNIKNWLNDNLRSGCESPSDLK from the exons ATGAA CCAAGTGTCCGGATATAAAGCCCAGGGTGCAGCCTTATTTGCAGTGTGCATCGTGATGATGTATTTGCTCGCAACATTGATTCAAGTCCAACCTATCGGATGGCCTCGATACCATAAGAACTTGGATCAACCGTCCTTTCTGGCGAAGTCAATTCCTGAAATGTTACATGTTCTATACTACAACCAGCCTGAATGGGTGATTGGGAAGGAGTTCGACGGTTGCCAATACCCATGTAAAATGATCTCTGGATCAGTAAATTTTTCCTCTGCAAGGTTCGTTATTTTCCATGGACCACGACTAAATTCTAGAAAACCACCAAAGAAGTCACCTGGTCAGATTTGGATTATGCATGGTATGGAGTCCCCGAATCATTATCATAGTGATTTATCACAATGGACTCATTTGTTTAATTGGACATTTACGTATAGAAGAGATTCCGATGTTTTATCACTTTATTCAGGATTCGAACATACTTCACTGAATACGACTACATCTGCCGTGTGGAAAACGAAAGACAGGTTGTCAGCCTGGATGGCTTCTAACTGTAGAACCCCAGGAAAACGAGAACAATACATACAGCTTCTCCGTAAATCTACTGATGTCCACGTGTACGGTGGCTGTGGAACATATAGATGTGCACGATCCAAAGAAAATAGCTGTATGGGAATCCTTCGAAAGCATTATCGGTATTATTTGGCATTTGAAAATACTTTGTGTGTAGATTATATAACAGAAAAGGGATTTAAAACATACAGTTTTTCTCCATCAACAATCCCGGTGATGAGAGGTGGATCAAATTATTCCCTCTTCTTTCCACCAGGTTCATACATTGATACAAAAGACTTTGAAAGCGCCTTCACATTAGGAAAAACTCTCAACATGACCGCAAACGTAATGAAAAATACGAAAATTGAGCGGTTTTTTTCATGGACAAAATCTTATTCCATAACCCCAAATATAATGAGTCATTTGACTTGGTGCACTTTATGCGAACGTATTCATCATTCTGAGAGCCACAAACgtttatattcaaatataaaaaacTGGTTAAATGACAATTTAAGATCGGGATGTGAATCTCCCAGCGACTTGAagtaa
- the LOC117314782 gene encoding alpha-(1,3)-fucosyltransferase C-like isoform X1 yields MQECQTSQVSGYKAQGAALFAVCIVMMYLLATLIQVQPIGWPRYHKNLDQPSFLAKSIPEMLHVLYYNQPEWVIGKEFDGCQYPCKMISGSVNFSSARFVIFHGPRLNSRKPPKKSPGQIWIMHGMESPNHYHSDLSQWTHLFNWTFTYRRDSDVLSLYSGFEHTSLNTTTSAVWKTKDRLSAWMASNCRTPGKREQYIQLLRKSTDVHVYGGCGTYRCARSKENSCMGILRKHYRYYLAFENTLCVDYITEKGFKTYSFSPSTIPVMRGGSNYSLFFPPGSYIDTKDFESAFTLGKTLNMTANVMKNTKIERFFSWTKSYSITPNIMSHLTWCTLCERIHHSESHKRLYSNIKNWLNDNLRSGCESPSDLK; encoded by the exons ATGCAAGAATGCCAGACCAG CCAAGTGTCCGGATATAAAGCCCAGGGTGCAGCCTTATTTGCAGTGTGCATCGTGATGATGTATTTGCTCGCAACATTGATTCAAGTCCAACCTATCGGATGGCCTCGATACCATAAGAACTTGGATCAACCGTCCTTTCTGGCGAAGTCAATTCCTGAAATGTTACATGTTCTATACTACAACCAGCCTGAATGGGTGATTGGGAAGGAGTTCGACGGTTGCCAATACCCATGTAAAATGATCTCTGGATCAGTAAATTTTTCCTCTGCAAGGTTCGTTATTTTCCATGGACCACGACTAAATTCTAGAAAACCACCAAAGAAGTCACCTGGTCAGATTTGGATTATGCATGGTATGGAGTCCCCGAATCATTATCATAGTGATTTATCACAATGGACTCATTTGTTTAATTGGACATTTACGTATAGAAGAGATTCCGATGTTTTATCACTTTATTCAGGATTCGAACATACTTCACTGAATACGACTACATCTGCCGTGTGGAAAACGAAAGACAGGTTGTCAGCCTGGATGGCTTCTAACTGTAGAACCCCAGGAAAACGAGAACAATACATACAGCTTCTCCGTAAATCTACTGATGTCCACGTGTACGGTGGCTGTGGAACATATAGATGTGCACGATCCAAAGAAAATAGCTGTATGGGAATCCTTCGAAAGCATTATCGGTATTATTTGGCATTTGAAAATACTTTGTGTGTAGATTATATAACAGAAAAGGGATTTAAAACATACAGTTTTTCTCCATCAACAATCCCGGTGATGAGAGGTGGATCAAATTATTCCCTCTTCTTTCCACCAGGTTCATACATTGATACAAAAGACTTTGAAAGCGCCTTCACATTAGGAAAAACTCTCAACATGACCGCAAACGTAATGAAAAATACGAAAATTGAGCGGTTTTTTTCATGGACAAAATCTTATTCCATAACCCCAAATATAATGAGTCATTTGACTTGGTGCACTTTATGCGAACGTATTCATCATTCTGAGAGCCACAAACgtttatattcaaatataaaaaacTGGTTAAATGACAATTTAAGATCGGGATGTGAATCTCCCAGCGACTTGAagtaa